The following are encoded together in the Novipirellula galeiformis genome:
- the lexA gene encoding transcriptional repressor LexA: MSAQLTDRQQNVYNMIRSLIVKRGYGPTVREIGEHFGIKSPNGVMCHLRALERKGLIIRSPNKSRAIELIQTADRNPNSLSLGGVVEGSPTHLPFAQNDRLDFSEMLFGENRFVLQISGDSMVDAKIADGDYVIVQRQDHALPGQMVVAETTEGDATLAYWHPEADRVRLQPANAAIPPLYVKEAKVIGVAVSLVRTGI, translated from the coding sequence ATGTCTGCCCAGCTCACAGATCGCCAACAAAACGTCTACAACATGATCCGCTCCTTAATTGTGAAGCGCGGTTATGGTCCGACGGTCCGTGAGATTGGTGAACACTTTGGTATCAAGAGCCCTAACGGGGTGATGTGTCACCTTCGGGCGCTTGAACGCAAAGGCTTGATCATTCGCAGCCCAAACAAGTCACGAGCGATCGAGCTGATCCAAACGGCCGATCGCAACCCCAACAGCCTGTCGTTGGGGGGCGTTGTCGAGGGGTCACCGACCCATCTACCGTTCGCTCAGAACGATCGACTTGATTTCAGCGAAATGCTGTTTGGCGAAAATCGTTTCGTGCTTCAGATCTCCGGCGATTCGATGGTCGATGCCAAGATCGCCGATGGCGACTATGTCATCGTCCAGCGTCAAGACCATGCATTGCCGGGCCAGATGGTGGTTGCGGAGACAACCGAAGGCGACGCAACCTTAGCGTATTGGCATCCCGAAGCCGATCGCGTCCGCTTACAACCGGCTAACGCTGCGATCCCCCCTCTCTACGTCAAAGAAGCCAAGGTGATCGGTGTCGCGGTCAGCTTGGTTCGCACCGGCATCTAA
- a CDS encoding undecaprenyl-diphosphate phosphatase, translating to MLQILFLAIVQGIAEFLPISSSGHLVVLGALTGKLSESPTLEIVLHAGTLGSILVVYWRRILDLLFSDRRVISMLIVGTIPAAIVGLTIKRNFEWIMRSPLLAGAMLIVTGIFLVILGRLRPRDGKYQEMSIVNALLIGCFQAFAILPGISRSGSTILGARLLGLKREDSVTFSFLLAIPAICGAVVLELKSFIEARSSEAASSLTTPEMGFTPGLLMVGAAVSFVVGIVALKWLIGWSRLDRLHWFAWWCIPAGIATVALVLRGA from the coding sequence GTGTTACAGATTCTTTTTCTCGCCATTGTTCAAGGGATCGCCGAGTTTCTGCCCATCAGTTCGTCAGGGCATTTGGTCGTTCTGGGGGCATTGACGGGAAAGCTTAGCGAATCGCCCACGCTCGAGATTGTTCTACACGCGGGCACCTTGGGCTCGATTTTGGTCGTTTATTGGCGGCGAATTCTCGATCTGTTGTTCAGCGATCGCCGGGTCATCTCGATGTTAATCGTGGGCACCATCCCAGCCGCGATTGTCGGTTTGACGATCAAGAGGAACTTTGAATGGATTATGAGATCCCCCTTGCTCGCCGGAGCAATGCTAATCGTAACAGGAATCTTCTTGGTCATTCTCGGGCGATTACGTCCTCGCGACGGCAAGTATCAAGAGATGAGCATCGTCAACGCTTTGCTGATTGGATGCTTCCAAGCCTTTGCAATCCTGCCGGGGATTAGCCGCAGCGGGTCGACCATTCTAGGAGCCCGATTGCTAGGCTTAAAACGCGAGGATTCCGTCACATTCTCGTTTTTACTGGCGATCCCCGCGATTTGCGGCGCCGTCGTGCTGGAACTAAAGAGTTTTATCGAGGCACGCTCGAGCGAGGCTGCCTCGTCACTGACCACCCCCGAAATGGGATTCACCCCGGGACTGCTAATGGTGGGCGCGGCGGTCTCTTTCGTCGTCGGGATCGTGGCCCTCAAGTGGTTGATCGGATGGAGCCGATTGGACCGTCTGCACTGGTTCGCATGGTGGTGCATTCCGGCAGGCATTGCCACCGTGGCCCTGGTTCTGCGGGGGGCCTGA
- a CDS encoding DUF368 domain-containing protein encodes MHRVDDPIANSPERVPSRSEAESLALVQANRSWTRDSNPSIAGDLINGLRGFCMGAADTVPGVSGGTVALVLGHYQRLVTSISRFDSHFLSLVIQWKLRDAARYIDFRFLAALGIGIATGIVSLAGVMHWLLDHKQPETYAVFFGLILASIWIVKNYVSQWRLPQAIACGLGIGAAVAVTCLPMGSGDMSLPFLFLSASVAICAMILPGISGAFVLLLFGVYHPVTGLIKDAVRGNFTLESLSQIGVFIAGCAFGLLAFSRLLHWFLEHHRSTTMAALIGLMIGSVGKLWPLQQPTPETAQLEAKFRQMEFVPAGEWPGSLLMLVGLAVAAVVAVIVVESIANKVDSNDPA; translated from the coding sequence ATGCATCGCGTCGATGACCCCATAGCCAATTCGCCCGAACGTGTTCCCAGTCGGAGCGAAGCGGAGTCGCTCGCCTTAGTTCAAGCGAACCGATCATGGACGCGGGATTCGAATCCGTCCATTGCGGGCGATTTGATCAATGGGCTACGGGGCTTTTGTATGGGAGCGGCCGATACCGTTCCGGGCGTCAGCGGGGGCACGGTCGCATTGGTGCTCGGTCACTACCAACGCTTGGTGACATCCATCTCGCGATTCGACTCGCATTTCTTGTCGCTCGTGATCCAGTGGAAGCTGCGTGACGCGGCGCGTTACATCGACTTCCGTTTTTTGGCGGCCTTGGGAATCGGAATCGCCACGGGGATCGTTTCTTTAGCGGGAGTGATGCACTGGTTGCTCGATCACAAACAACCCGAAACGTATGCGGTGTTCTTTGGTTTGATCCTGGCAAGCATTTGGATCGTCAAAAACTACGTTAGCCAGTGGCGGTTGCCCCAAGCGATTGCCTGTGGCCTTGGAATCGGGGCCGCGGTTGCGGTGACGTGTTTGCCCATGGGCAGCGGCGACATGAGCTTGCCATTCTTGTTCTTAAGCGCGTCGGTTGCGATTTGTGCCATGATCCTGCCGGGCATTAGTGGCGCGTTTGTGTTGCTTTTATTTGGGGTGTATCATCCGGTGACAGGTTTGATCAAAGACGCCGTTCGTGGCAATTTCACGCTCGAATCGCTGTCACAGATTGGCGTCTTTATCGCTGGATGCGCCTTTGGGCTGCTGGCGTTCTCGCGGTTGTTGCATTGGTTTTTAGAGCATCATCGCAGCACCACCATGGCAGCCTTGATCGGATTGATGATCGGTAGTGTGGGGAAACTGTGGCCGCTGCAACAACCCACACCTGAGACGGCGCAGTTGGAGGCGAAGTTTCGTCAGATGGAATTTGTGCCCGCCGGCGAGTGGCCCGGAAGTCTACTGATGCTCGTCGGGTTGGCGGTGGCCGCCGTTGTCGCTGTGATTGTGGTTGAAAGCATCGCTAATAAAGTCGATAGCAACGATCCAGCCTAG
- a CDS encoding sensor histidine kinase: MTQSHSVWVAGRGRWILGRFVLSPRAQIDRLQFRAVEKDVSRVSAKEGSFVLRRRSIRTKLFAALGLLSTIVLVLAFSGIWGLYRYQQLANAVSQRATEMPFANDINRLAETLRDRNSRVNDLQHNGGMIDAALLENPLVEIERSRYHQVLLELDLRLQLYEDLVETLQAESSLLVDAERQKHSLGEIRESVEALNRFHRRRLTVDYSHKSELSDRLDSLVGQTHEHLSLIHGGMAVFSHDVRGQYNTWIGVAWLCTIVSMVMVALLVWGFHSLVVKPFRTLIVGSRLVAGGQLNHRIDLGTGDELSELAAAMNEMTDKFQKAYKKVNLLCNDLDHQVRERTREVIQNEQLASVGFLAAGVAHEINNPLATIAWSAESLESRLEEVVCLSADADHLDPEFIAVMRTNLRRIEDEAFRCKGITERLLDFSRLSEVRRASTNLTELVGEVVSMVSKVGKYRCKSVRTHTSGATFAHVNPQEIRQVVLNLVTNALESVDTDGNVDVYVQSDGTTSRVIVQDDGCGMSSDVLEHLFEPFFTRRRDGTGTGLGLSITYRIVSQHGGSLIAQSDGEGRGSRMEVSLPARAEHEDNPTKSRDTIGWNHESVKAA; the protein is encoded by the coding sequence GTGACGCAATCCCATTCGGTCTGGGTTGCCGGTCGCGGGCGATGGATTCTGGGTCGGTTCGTCTTGTCCCCTCGCGCTCAGATCGATAGGCTGCAGTTTCGCGCCGTTGAAAAGGATGTTTCACGCGTTTCGGCCAAGGAGGGTAGCTTCGTGCTTCGTCGACGATCCATTCGCACCAAACTGTTTGCGGCTCTCGGGCTTCTCTCAACCATCGTGCTCGTGCTTGCATTTAGCGGCATTTGGGGGCTATATCGCTACCAGCAACTCGCAAATGCGGTCAGCCAACGGGCGACGGAGATGCCTTTCGCGAATGATATCAATCGACTCGCTGAGACCTTGCGCGACCGCAATAGCCGCGTCAACGACCTCCAGCATAATGGCGGGATGATTGATGCCGCGTTGCTCGAGAATCCCTTGGTCGAGATCGAGCGTTCTCGTTACCACCAAGTATTGTTGGAATTGGATCTGCGACTTCAGCTTTACGAAGACCTCGTCGAGACACTCCAAGCCGAATCGAGTTTATTGGTCGATGCGGAGCGTCAAAAACATAGTTTGGGTGAGATTCGCGAGTCGGTCGAAGCGCTCAATCGTTTTCACCGCCGCCGGTTAACGGTCGACTACTCGCACAAAAGCGAGTTGAGTGACCGACTCGATTCGTTGGTGGGCCAAACCCACGAACATTTGTCGTTGATCCATGGCGGGATGGCGGTATTTAGTCACGACGTACGCGGACAATACAACACGTGGATCGGGGTGGCTTGGCTCTGCACCATCGTCTCGATGGTCATGGTTGCCTTGTTGGTATGGGGATTTCACTCACTCGTCGTCAAACCTTTTCGCACCTTGATCGTCGGCTCACGTCTGGTCGCCGGTGGGCAATTGAATCATCGCATCGACCTCGGTACCGGTGATGAGCTCAGCGAGTTGGCCGCCGCGATGAACGAGATGACCGACAAGTTTCAAAAAGCGTATAAGAAAGTCAATTTGCTCTGTAACGATCTGGACCATCAGGTTCGCGAACGGACTCGTGAGGTCATCCAGAACGAGCAACTTGCCAGCGTCGGCTTCTTGGCTGCCGGCGTTGCTCACGAGATCAACAACCCGCTTGCCACGATCGCCTGGAGTGCGGAGTCTCTCGAGTCGCGTTTAGAAGAGGTGGTTTGTCTCTCTGCGGACGCCGACCATCTTGACCCGGAATTCATTGCGGTGATGCGGACAAACTTGCGCCGTATCGAAGACGAGGCTTTTCGCTGCAAAGGAATCACGGAGCGTTTGCTCGACTTCAGCCGCTTGAGTGAAGTGCGTCGCGCTTCGACCAACTTGACGGAGTTGGTTGGGGAGGTCGTCTCGATGGTCAGCAAGGTCGGGAAATACCGCTGCAAATCGGTTCGCACCCACACCTCCGGTGCCACCTTTGCGCACGTCAATCCACAGGAAATCCGGCAAGTCGTTCTGAATTTGGTCACCAACGCACTGGAAAGTGTAGACACCGACGGGAACGTGGATGTATATGTTCAAAGCGATGGAACGACGAGCCGGGTGATTGTCCAAGACGATGGTTGTGGAATGAGCAGCGATGTGCTGGAACACTTGTTTGAACCCTTTTTTACACGACGCCGAGACGGCACCGGAACCGGTCTGGGGCTGAGTATCACCTACCGCATTGTTTCTCAGCACGGCGGGTCCTTGATCGCCCAAAGTGATGGCGAGGGACGCGGGTCACGAATGGAAGTTTCGTTGCCCGCACGCGCCGAACACGAAGACAATCCCACAAAAAGTCGCGACACGATTGGATGGAATCATGAGTCAGTCAAAGCAGCCTAA
- a CDS encoding DUF1207 domain-containing protein, with the protein MTDIRAGEFPPLSTPLPEAVGAVDRYFTQAITDHESLLGVNQVVAHEQVISEQIISERVISDHVLSEHTIETTSGLRTVEPMGWSILPDGLLYKSYLAGPHEPRIGMVIFSDTEEGVYWDATLGGRVGLLRYGSLGSSDPNGWQWDLEGAVMVRLDVMSSEDVDSMDFRFGTLITRADGPWSAKMGYFHISSHVGDEYLERYPLFERVNYVTESLVFGLSYQASDPLRLYGEFAYGVKASGGAKPVQIQTGAEYVPAPLSPQRGGPFAAVNLDIRQVVDFSPTMNLQAGWQWQGPESKRRLRFGLQYLNGYTTQFQFYDQREEQIGGGLWFDY; encoded by the coding sequence TTGACCGACATCCGTGCCGGAGAATTTCCCCCGCTATCGACGCCATTGCCCGAGGCGGTTGGCGCCGTCGATCGCTACTTCACCCAAGCGATCACCGATCATGAATCGCTGTTAGGCGTCAACCAAGTCGTGGCGCACGAACAAGTCATATCGGAGCAAATCATCTCCGAACGGGTCATTTCGGATCACGTCCTCTCCGAACACACAATCGAGACAACATCCGGCCTGCGTACGGTCGAGCCAATGGGGTGGTCAATTTTGCCCGATGGCTTGCTCTACAAATCTTACCTGGCGGGGCCGCATGAGCCGCGAATCGGGATGGTGATCTTCAGCGATACGGAAGAGGGCGTGTACTGGGACGCCACTTTGGGTGGGAGAGTTGGCTTGCTGAGATACGGTTCGCTGGGCTCCTCAGATCCCAACGGCTGGCAATGGGACCTGGAGGGTGCCGTCATGGTCCGACTCGATGTCATGAGTTCCGAAGACGTGGACTCGATGGATTTTCGATTTGGAACCTTGATCACACGAGCCGACGGGCCTTGGTCAGCCAAGATGGGCTACTTTCACATCTCGTCCCACGTTGGCGATGAGTACCTGGAACGATACCCCTTGTTCGAACGCGTCAATTATGTGACAGAATCGTTGGTGTTTGGGCTCAGCTACCAAGCCTCGGATCCGCTGCGTTTGTACGGCGAATTTGCCTACGGCGTGAAGGCATCCGGCGGCGCCAAGCCTGTCCAGATTCAAACGGGCGCAGAATACGTCCCAGCCCCGCTTTCGCCGCAGCGGGGCGGCCCCTTTGCGGCAGTCAATCTCGACATTCGCCAAGTGGTTGATTTCTCGCCGACGATGAATCTGCAAGCCGGATGGCAATGGCAAGGCCCCGAGTCCAAACGCCGCCTGCGATTCGGTTTGCAGTACCTAAACGGCTACACGACTCAGTTTCAATTCTACGATCAACGCGAAGAACAGATCGGCGGCGGGTTGTGGTTTGATTATTGA
- the tsaE gene encoding tRNA (adenosine(37)-N6)-threonylcarbamoyltransferase complex ATPase subunit type 1 TsaE — protein MGPKRIGKLALSLRHLDLPRIDTLAGWMVRAFRPGMTFGFIGTLGAGKTRFVQAIALAAGIEPAEVTSPTFTLLQTHQGAIKLHHLDAYRVADDDEFLELGVEELFDDVEAWTLVEWADLVSSVMPLETLWIQIEIGDDPNLRQVSMFTNDESLREAFGELEYECRSAGWALT, from the coding sequence TTGGGTCCAAAACGTATCGGTAAACTCGCCTTGAGTTTGCGTCACCTCGATTTGCCGCGAATCGACACCCTCGCCGGCTGGATGGTCAGGGCGTTTCGTCCGGGGATGACCTTCGGATTCATCGGGACTTTGGGGGCGGGAAAAACACGGTTCGTGCAAGCGATCGCGTTGGCCGCCGGTATTGAACCAGCCGAAGTGACCAGCCCCACGTTCACGCTGCTGCAAACGCACCAAGGTGCGATCAAATTGCATCACTTAGATGCCTATCGTGTTGCCGATGACGACGAATTCCTTGAGCTCGGTGTCGAGGAACTCTTTGACGATGTCGAGGCCTGGACCCTGGTCGAGTGGGCTGACTTGGTTTCGTCCGTGATGCCTCTGGAAACGTTGTGGATTCAAATCGAGATCGGAGACGATCCTAATCTTCGCCAAGTTTCGATGTTCACCAACGACGAGTCTCTACGTGAAGCGTTTGGCGAATTAGAGTACGAATGCCGCAGCGCCGGCTGGGCGCTGACATGA
- a CDS encoding sulfatase family protein translates to MNWRLMVGMLLMNLVAGWAVAGWAVAETSGERVEAAKIPGVKPRNVVFILTDDHRYDAMGFMGHPFLETPHLDSLASNGVHLKNAFVTTSLCSPSRASILTGLYTHKHRVIDNNRPVPEGTTFFPQYLQQAGYRTGFIGKWHMGGGDDAPRPGFDHWISFRGQGNYLPPGPKYTLNVNGKRVKQKGYITDELTDYAVAWLETQKQAEKPFCLYLSHKAVHANFTPAERHAGRYASADLSFLPRGKEISDSNNAPRWVRDQRNSWHGIDFSYHSDKGLDHLYRRYCESVLAVDDSVGRVLAQLEKMGVLDSTLVIYMGDNGFMWGEHGLIDKRVSYEASIRVPMLMQCPELYRGGTVVDAVIGNIDIGPTILNAAGLQTPDDMDGASFLDLPNKPEMKWRDYFLYVYYWEKNFPQTPTQFALRGDRFKYITYYGLWDVDELYDLSNDPDETNNLIANPQFRSVAKAMENRLYEMLGEEGGMDIPMNQPKGGSQNKRWKQRGGAEAADFPAALVVDEPLNKEAQ, encoded by the coding sequence ATGAATTGGCGTTTGATGGTTGGCATGCTTCTGATGAACCTCGTTGCGGGGTGGGCCGTTGCGGGGTGGGCCGTTGCGGAGACAAGTGGCGAGCGAGTGGAGGCTGCGAAGATCCCAGGCGTGAAGCCACGCAATGTTGTGTTCATTTTGACCGACGATCATCGCTACGATGCGATGGGCTTCATGGGGCATCCGTTTCTCGAAACGCCGCATTTAGATTCACTCGCCTCCAACGGTGTGCATCTGAAAAACGCGTTTGTCACCACGTCGTTGTGCTCTCCCAGCCGCGCGTCGATTTTGACCGGGCTCTACACGCACAAGCATCGCGTGATCGACAACAATCGCCCGGTTCCCGAAGGGACGACCTTCTTTCCCCAATACCTCCAGCAGGCTGGCTACCGCACGGGTTTCATTGGCAAGTGGCACATGGGCGGCGGCGACGATGCTCCGCGGCCTGGCTTTGATCATTGGATTAGCTTCCGTGGCCAAGGCAACTACTTGCCCCCGGGTCCCAAATACACCCTGAATGTCAACGGCAAACGGGTCAAGCAAAAGGGCTACATCACCGATGAGTTGACCGACTACGCGGTCGCTTGGCTGGAAACCCAGAAGCAGGCGGAGAAGCCGTTTTGCTTATACCTTTCCCACAAGGCGGTTCACGCGAATTTCACGCCAGCCGAGCGTCACGCAGGACGTTACGCGTCGGCAGACCTGAGCTTCCTGCCGCGTGGCAAAGAAATCTCAGACAGCAACAATGCGCCGCGATGGGTTCGCGATCAGCGCAATAGCTGGCATGGCATCGACTTTTCATACCACAGCGACAAAGGACTCGACCATCTCTATCGCCGTTATTGTGAATCGGTGTTAGCGGTTGACGACAGTGTCGGGCGAGTGCTTGCACAGCTCGAGAAAATGGGGGTTCTCGATTCGACCTTGGTCATCTACATGGGGGACAACGGTTTCATGTGGGGTGAACACGGCTTGATTGACAAGCGTGTTTCCTATGAAGCTTCGATCCGCGTTCCGATGTTGATGCAGTGTCCGGAACTCTATCGCGGAGGCACGGTCGTCGATGCGGTGATCGGCAACATCGATATCGGGCCCACGATCCTGAACGCGGCGGGGCTGCAGACACCCGATGACATGGACGGCGCAAGCTTCTTGGATCTTCCCAACAAGCCTGAGATGAAGTGGCGTGACTACTTTCTCTACGTCTATTATTGGGAAAAGAATTTCCCTCAGACGCCGACTCAGTTCGCCCTTCGCGGTGATCGCTTCAAATACATCACCTACTACGGATTGTGGGATGTCGACGAATTGTATGATTTGTCCAACGATCCGGACGAGACGAACAATTTGATTGCCAATCCCCAGTTCCGTTCGGTAGCCAAAGCCATGGAAAATCGCTTGTACGAAATGCTCGGCGAAGAGGGGGGGATGGACATCCCGATGAATCAACCCAAAGGGGGTTCACAGAACAAACGTTGGAAACAGCGGGGTGGAGCGGAGGCCGCTGATTTTCCGGCGGCACTTGTGGTGGATGAACCGCTAAACAAAGAGGCTCAGTGA
- a CDS encoding phosphotransferase, whose amino-acid sequence MIPSPQAVLQHWVDPADIVSIDPIAPGMSGAALFRVTVTGQKRYALKRYPIGTSLLRVDEIHRVMTHSRRNGCEFVPAILAPRDHRGSAIEAGASVWELVRWVGGRVWQEPPALLGTWSVPTPESELVHQERLHRMSLGASAIARFHRSVATLGTQYQPAPCLLARRKRLTELAAIMNQVVSADRRQIENLRLRHSLEIAVGRLDVDWKQAKTKIESELASLAETRFATQFVLRDVHCDHIFFSDLPAVEGESTQTAVTGIIDFDAVRVDAPASDLARWISGFLAQCTDVHTAWQSVLAGYRVESSLDEQQQVLAERLVRASAWINLGNWATWLLLEHQTFSYDDELIANRIDQWLRVISHFES is encoded by the coding sequence ATGATTCCCAGCCCTCAAGCGGTGCTGCAACACTGGGTCGACCCGGCCGACATCGTCTCGATCGATCCAATCGCGCCGGGGATGAGCGGCGCCGCTCTGTTTCGCGTCACGGTCACGGGACAAAAGAGGTACGCGCTGAAGCGTTATCCCATCGGGACGTCGCTTTTACGCGTTGACGAAATCCATCGCGTGATGACTCACTCACGCCGCAACGGATGTGAATTCGTCCCGGCGATCCTCGCGCCGCGAGATCACCGTGGATCGGCGATCGAAGCGGGAGCGTCTGTTTGGGAATTGGTGCGTTGGGTTGGAGGGCGGGTTTGGCAGGAACCGCCTGCGTTACTTGGGACTTGGTCGGTGCCCACGCCGGAGTCCGAGCTGGTGCACCAAGAACGGCTCCATCGGATGTCACTCGGGGCGTCGGCGATCGCCCGCTTTCATCGTTCGGTAGCGACACTCGGGACCCAGTATCAACCCGCGCCCTGTCTGCTGGCGCGACGCAAGCGATTAACGGAATTAGCGGCGATCATGAACCAAGTCGTGTCAGCGGACCGGCGGCAGATTGAAAACCTGCGGCTCCGACATTCTTTGGAGATTGCGGTCGGTCGATTGGACGTGGATTGGAAGCAGGCGAAGACGAAGATCGAAAGCGAACTTGCCTCCCTTGCGGAAACTCGCTTTGCTACCCAATTTGTGTTGCGGGACGTGCATTGTGACCATATCTTTTTCAGCGATTTGCCAGCGGTTGAGGGCGAATCCACGCAGACGGCTGTGACGGGAATCATCGATTTTGATGCGGTTCGAGTCGATGCGCCGGCATCCGACCTGGCCCGTTGGATCTCAGGATTCCTCGCCCAATGCACCGATGTACACACCGCTTGGCAGTCGGTATTGGCGGGTTATCGGGTAGAATCGTCATTGGATGAACAGCAACAAGTGCTCGCCGAACGCCTCGTCCGGGCATCCGCTTGGATAAACCTCGGGAACTGGGCAACTTGGTTATTGCTTGAACATCAAACATTTTCCTACGATGACGAACTCATCGCCAACCGCATTGATCAATGGCTGCGGGTAATCAGTCATTTTGAATCCTGA
- a CDS encoding sigma-54-dependent transcriptional regulator has product MHILFADDEKNLQELMRSELPRMGYTVTVCPDGLTAVAALEKEPFDCLLVDLDMPGMNGIDVIGRARELRPEIEAVVMTGKPSQETAIAALRHQAFDYLTKPCRLAEIAGLLGRVAERRQTKRQLAALQHRLKRAEGDCQMVGNGSAMDSVRKLIAKVAPTESSVLIRGETGCGKELVARAIHESSLRAEQPMVAINCGALPENLIESELFGHCKGAFTGADSARTGLFEVADGGTIFLDEVGELPLAMQAKLLRVLETGDIRRLGDNQTVNVNVRVVCATHRDLEKMVEEGTFREDLMFRINTFEIEVPALRERIDDIVPLASHLLRRHRTDGSSEQLFTPEAIAELKAHQWPGNVRELANVVEHAAILCDSLPIGTEHLPRHFGRRQLRKELRDSEPMSLRELEMIAIERSLTRHDGNKPAVAEELGVSLKTLYNKINSAEEKRMAG; this is encoded by the coding sequence ATGCACATTCTGTTTGCGGATGACGAAAAGAATCTTCAAGAGTTAATGCGTAGCGAATTGCCACGCATGGGGTATACCGTGACGGTTTGTCCCGACGGCTTGACCGCGGTCGCGGCGCTCGAGAAGGAGCCGTTTGATTGTTTGCTCGTCGACCTCGATATGCCCGGCATGAACGGGATCGATGTGATCGGGCGGGCGCGTGAATTGCGCCCAGAGATCGAAGCGGTGGTGATGACCGGAAAACCGAGCCAAGAAACCGCCATTGCCGCGCTGCGTCATCAAGCCTTCGACTACTTGACCAAGCCGTGTCGCTTAGCCGAAATCGCAGGTCTACTCGGACGTGTTGCCGAACGACGTCAAACCAAACGCCAACTCGCGGCGCTCCAGCACCGACTCAAACGCGCCGAAGGGGATTGCCAAATGGTCGGCAACGGATCGGCCATGGACTCGGTGCGGAAGCTGATCGCCAAGGTCGCCCCCACCGAAAGCAGCGTGCTGATTCGCGGCGAAACGGGCTGCGGAAAAGAACTGGTGGCACGGGCGATTCACGAATCAAGCTTGCGCGCCGAACAACCCATGGTGGCCATCAATTGTGGTGCATTGCCCGAGAACTTGATCGAAAGTGAATTGTTCGGACATTGCAAAGGTGCTTTCACCGGAGCCGATTCAGCCCGCACGGGATTGTTCGAAGTCGCCGATGGCGGCACGATCTTCTTGGATGAAGTTGGCGAGTTGCCGCTCGCAATGCAAGCCAAGCTGTTGCGCGTCCTGGAAACGGGAGACATCCGACGGCTGGGCGACAACCAAACCGTCAATGTGAATGTTCGCGTCGTCTGCGCGACTCACCGCGATCTTGAGAAAATGGTCGAAGAAGGGACGTTTCGTGAAGACCTGATGTTCCGAATCAATACGTTCGAAATCGAAGTGCCTGCGCTCCGCGAACGGATTGACGATATCGTTCCGTTGGCCTCCCATCTGTTGCGGCGGCATCGCACCGATGGCAGCAGCGAACAATTGTTTACACCCGAAGCGATCGCCGAACTGAAGGCCCATCAATGGCCAGGCAACGTGCGGGAACTCGCCAATGTGGTAGAGCATGCAGCGATTTTGTGTGATTCCCTTCCCATCGGAACCGAACATCTGCCTCGGCATTTTGGACGTCGTCAATTACGCAAGGAACTCAGAGATTCCGAACCGATGTCGTTGCGTGAATTGGAGATGATCGCGATTGAACGATCACTGACGCGGCACGATGGAAATAAGCCAGCGGTGGCGGAAGAACTCGGCGTCAGTCTGAAGACGCTCTACAACAAGATCAACTCAGCCGAAGAGAAGCGAATGGCCGGTTAA